From Rissa tridactyla isolate bRisTri1 chromosome 7, bRisTri1.patW.cur.20221130, whole genome shotgun sequence, a single genomic window includes:
- the COL6A2 gene encoding collagen alpha-2(VI) chain isoform X2, translated as MFREAFFSTLFCVALVPLHAQFDGDPGDVTPTSCTEKRNCPINVYFIIDTSESVALQTVPIQSLVDQIKQFIPEFINKLENELYQNQVYITWQFGGLHYSDVVEIYSPLTSSKDIYLPRLSAINYLGRGTFTDCAISNMTEQIQTQMASGVNFAVVITDGHVTGSPCGGMKMQAERARDMGIKLFAVAPSKNVYEQGLREIANLPHELYRNNYAITQKDTLNIDVNTIERIIQVMKHEAYGECYKMSCLEIAGPPGPKGYRGQKGAKGNMGEPGSPGLKGRQGDPGIEGPIGYPGPKGVPGLKGEKGEIGSDGRRGAAGLAGRNGTDGQKGKLGRIGPPGCKGDPGDKGPDGYPGDAGDQGERGDEGIKGDPGRPGRSGPLGPPGEKGSPGLPGNPGAQGPAGIKGRKGETGSPGPKGEPGRRGDPGTKGSKGTPGAKGERGDPGPEGPRGLPGEVGSKGARGDQGLPGPRGPSGGVGEPGKTGSRGDPGDLGPRGDAGPPGPKGDRGRPGFSYPGPRGPQGDKGEKGQPGPKGGRGELGPKGVQGTKGEKGEPGDPGPGGEPGPRGPTGEAGPEGTPGPPGDPGLTDCDVMTYVRETCGCCDCEKRCGALDIMFVIDSSESIGYTNFTLEKNFVVNVVSRLGSIAKDPKSQTGARVGVVQYSHEGTFEAIKLDDERIDSLSSFKEAVKRLEWIAGGTWTPSALQFAYNKLIKESRREKAQVFAVVITDGRYDPRDDDKNLGALCGRDVVVNTIGIGDMFDQPEQSETLVSIACNEPQRVQKMRLFSDLVAEEFIDKMEDVLCPDPQIVCPELPCQTDDRNPGNVNPLIFRPMEEGVNIDFPSTIHSIAQFLNSTRETQDPSVYTQLVATLAFTAEKAKFATGNERQEWMDLFIDTFKMVHSEIVGDPETVLGLC; from the exons aaaagAGGAACTGCCCCATCAACGTGTACTTCATCATTGACACCTCGGAGAGTGTTGCTCTGCAGACTGTGCCTATCCAGAGCCTCGTGGATCAAATAAAGCAGTTCATCCCTGAGTTCATCAATAAACTGGAGAATGAACTCTACCAGAACCAGGTCTACATCACTTGGCAATTTGGTGGCCTTCATTACTCGGATGTGGTGGAAATTTACAGCCCTTTAACGAGCAGCAAAGACATATACCTCCCCAGGCTGTCTGCTATTAACTACCTTGGCCGGGGCACCTTCACGGactgcgctatctccaacatgacAGAGCAGATCCAGACCCAGATGGCCTCAGGTGTGAATTTTGCGGTAGTCATCACTGATGGCCACGTCACTGGCAGCCCCTGCGGGGGGATGAAGATGCAGGCTGAGAGGGCACGAGACATGGGGATCAAGCTCTTCGCAGTGGCCCCCAGCAAGAACGTCTATGAGCAGGGACTGCGGGAGATCGCCAACCTGCCACATGAGCTGTACCGCAACAACTACGCCATCACGCAGAAAGACACTCTGAACATTGATGTGAACACCATCGAGAGGATAATCCAAGTTATG aaACACGAAGCCTACGGAGAG tgCTACAAGATGAGCTGTCTGGAGATTGCGGGTCCACCTGGTCCCAAGGGATACCGAGGACAGAAG ggtGCAAAGGGAAACATGGGTGAGCCAGGCTCCCCTGGGCTGAAGGGACGCCAG GGTGACCCAGGTATTGAAGGTCCGATCGGATACCCTGGTCCCAAG gGTGTTCCAGGGCTGAAAGGAGAGAAG ggAGAGATTGGATCCGATGGACGGAGG GGTGCTGCTGGTTTGGCAGGCAGGAACGGCACAGATGGACAGAAG GGCAAGCTGGGGAGAATTGGACCACCAGGCTGCAAGGGAGACCCCGGTGACAAG GGCCCTGATGGCTACCCAGGAGATGCAGGAGACCAAGGTGAAAGAGGAGATGAAGGCATAAAG GGAGATCCTGGCCGGCCTGGTCGTAGCGGACCCCTAGGACctccaggagaaaaaggaagccCG GGACTTCCAGGCAACCCTGGAGCTCAAGGGCCTGCTGGAATTAAGGGAAGAAAAGGTGAAACAGGATCTCCTGGACCCAAAGGAGAGCCT GGTCGACGTGGAGATCCAGGGACGAAAGGCAGCAAAGGCACTCCTGGGGCCAAAGGAGAAAGG GGAGATCCTGGTCCAGAGGGTCCTCGTGGCCTGCCTGGTGAGGTTGGAAGCAAAGGAGCAAGG GGAGACCAAGGACTGCCAGGACCCCGAGGCCCTTCAGGTGGTGTGGGAGAGCCAGGCAAGACC GGATCACGTGGGGACCCTGGTGACTTGGGCCCAAGAGGTGACGCTGGACCACCAGGACCAAAG GGTGATAGAGGCAGACCTGGCTTTAGCTACCCTGGACCCAGAGGACCCCAG GGTGACAAGGGTGAGAAGGGGCAACCGGGGCCCAAG GGAGGAAGAGGTGAGCTTGGACCAAAAGGAGTGCAAGGAACCAAAGGAGAGAAGGGGGAACCG GGTGATCCTGGCCCAGGAGGTGAGCCCGGACCCCGTGGTCCAACTGGTGAAGCAGGCCCCGAG GGGACCCCTGGCCCACCAGGAGATCCTGGCCTGACT GACTGTGACGTGATGACCTATGTGCGAGAGACGTGCGGATGCTGTG ACTGTGAGAAGCGCTGCGGTGCCCTGGATATCATGTTTGTCATAGACAGCTCGGAGAGTATTGGCTACACCAACTTCACACTGGAGAAAAATTTTGTTGTCAACGTGGTCAGTCGGCTGGGCTCTATTGCCAAAGATCCCAAGTCACAGACAG GTGCCCGTGTTGGGGTGGTGCAGTACAGTCACGAGGGGACCTTCGAAGCCATCAAGCTTGATGATGAGCGCATTGATTCACTGTCAAGCTTCAAGGAAGCAGTGAAGCGCCTGGAGTGGATTGCTGGGGGCACCTGGACACCATCTGCCCTTCAGTTTGCCTACAACAAGCTCATCAAGGAAAGCAGGCGAGAGAAAGCCCAAGTGTTTGCTGTGGTGATCACAGATGGGCGCTACGACCCCCGGGATGACGACAAGAATTTAGGGGCTCTTTGTGGTAGAGATGTGGTCGTCAACACCATTGGCATTGGAGACATGTTTGATCAGCCAGAACAGAGCGAGACTCTGGTCTCCATCGCCTGCAATGAACCCCAGCGAGTCCAGAAGATGAGACTCTTCTCAGACCTGGTGGCAGAGGAATTCATTGACAAGATGGAGGATGTGCTCTGCCCAG atcCACAGATCGTCTGCCCTGAGCTGCCCTGTCAGACAG ATGACAGGAACCCTGGGAACGTAAACCCACTTATTTTCCGCCCCATGGAAGAGGGAGTCAACATAGATTTCCCCAGCACCATACATTCGATCGCCCAGTTCCTAAACTCCACGCGGGAAACCCAGGACCCCAGCGTGTACACCCAGCTGGTGGCCACTTTGGCCTTTACCGCCGAAAAAGCCAAGTTTGCCACTGGAAATGAGCGGCAAGAGTGGATGGACTTGTTCATTGACACCTTCAAAATGGTGCACAGTGAGATCGTGGGGGACCCAGAAACCGTGCTAGGGCTTTGCTGA
- the COL6A2 gene encoding collagen alpha-2(VI) chain isoform X1, translated as MFREAFFSTLFCVALVPLHAQFDGDPGDVTPTSCTEKRNCPINVYFIIDTSESVALQTVPIQSLVDQIKQFIPEFINKLENELYQNQVYITWQFGGLHYSDVVEIYSPLTSSKDIYLPRLSAINYLGRGTFTDCAISNMTEQIQTQMASGVNFAVVITDGHVTGSPCGGMKMQAERARDMGIKLFAVAPSKNVYEQGLREIANLPHELYRNNYAITQKDTLNIDVNTIERIIQVMKHEAYGECYKMSCLEIAGPPGPKGYRGQKGAKGNMGEPGSPGLKGRQGDPGIEGPIGYPGPKGVPGLKGEKGEIGSDGRRGAAGLAGRNGTDGQKGKLGRIGPPGCKGDPGDKGPDGYPGDAGDQGERGDEGIKGDPGRPGRSGPLGPPGEKGSPGLPGNPGAQGPAGIKGRKGETGSPGPKGEPGRRGDPGTKGSKGTPGAKGERGDPGPEGPRGLPGEVGSKGARGDQGLPGPRGPSGGVGEPGKTGSRGDPGDLGPRGDAGPPGPKGDRGRPGFSYPGPRGPQGDKGEKGQPGPKGGRGELGPKGVQGTKGEKGEPGDPGPGGEPGPRGPTGEAGPEGTPGPPGDPGLTDCDVMTYVRETCGCCDCEKRCGALDIMFVIDSSESIGYTNFTLEKNFVVNVVSRLGSIAKDPKSQTGARVGVVQYSHEGTFEAIKLDDERIDSLSSFKEAVKRLEWIAGGTWTPSALQFAYNKLIKESRREKAQVFAVVITDGRYDPRDDDKNLGALCGRDVVVNTIGIGDMFDQPEQSETLVSIACNEPQRVQKMRLFSDLVAEEFIDKMEDVLCPDPQIVCPELPCQTELAVAQCTQRPVDVVFLLDGSERIGEQNFHRAHHFVEEVARQLTLARSNSDNMNARIALLQYGSERDQDVVFPLTYNLTEISNALAQIKYLDSSSNIGSAIIHAINNIVLSPGNGQRLARRNAELSFVFITDGITGSKNLEEAINSMKKQDVMPTVVALGSDVDMDVLLKLGLGDRAAIFREKDYDSLSQPSFFDRFIRWIC; from the exons aaaagAGGAACTGCCCCATCAACGTGTACTTCATCATTGACACCTCGGAGAGTGTTGCTCTGCAGACTGTGCCTATCCAGAGCCTCGTGGATCAAATAAAGCAGTTCATCCCTGAGTTCATCAATAAACTGGAGAATGAACTCTACCAGAACCAGGTCTACATCACTTGGCAATTTGGTGGCCTTCATTACTCGGATGTGGTGGAAATTTACAGCCCTTTAACGAGCAGCAAAGACATATACCTCCCCAGGCTGTCTGCTATTAACTACCTTGGCCGGGGCACCTTCACGGactgcgctatctccaacatgacAGAGCAGATCCAGACCCAGATGGCCTCAGGTGTGAATTTTGCGGTAGTCATCACTGATGGCCACGTCACTGGCAGCCCCTGCGGGGGGATGAAGATGCAGGCTGAGAGGGCACGAGACATGGGGATCAAGCTCTTCGCAGTGGCCCCCAGCAAGAACGTCTATGAGCAGGGACTGCGGGAGATCGCCAACCTGCCACATGAGCTGTACCGCAACAACTACGCCATCACGCAGAAAGACACTCTGAACATTGATGTGAACACCATCGAGAGGATAATCCAAGTTATG aaACACGAAGCCTACGGAGAG tgCTACAAGATGAGCTGTCTGGAGATTGCGGGTCCACCTGGTCCCAAGGGATACCGAGGACAGAAG ggtGCAAAGGGAAACATGGGTGAGCCAGGCTCCCCTGGGCTGAAGGGACGCCAG GGTGACCCAGGTATTGAAGGTCCGATCGGATACCCTGGTCCCAAG gGTGTTCCAGGGCTGAAAGGAGAGAAG ggAGAGATTGGATCCGATGGACGGAGG GGTGCTGCTGGTTTGGCAGGCAGGAACGGCACAGATGGACAGAAG GGCAAGCTGGGGAGAATTGGACCACCAGGCTGCAAGGGAGACCCCGGTGACAAG GGCCCTGATGGCTACCCAGGAGATGCAGGAGACCAAGGTGAAAGAGGAGATGAAGGCATAAAG GGAGATCCTGGCCGGCCTGGTCGTAGCGGACCCCTAGGACctccaggagaaaaaggaagccCG GGACTTCCAGGCAACCCTGGAGCTCAAGGGCCTGCTGGAATTAAGGGAAGAAAAGGTGAAACAGGATCTCCTGGACCCAAAGGAGAGCCT GGTCGACGTGGAGATCCAGGGACGAAAGGCAGCAAAGGCACTCCTGGGGCCAAAGGAGAAAGG GGAGATCCTGGTCCAGAGGGTCCTCGTGGCCTGCCTGGTGAGGTTGGAAGCAAAGGAGCAAGG GGAGACCAAGGACTGCCAGGACCCCGAGGCCCTTCAGGTGGTGTGGGAGAGCCAGGCAAGACC GGATCACGTGGGGACCCTGGTGACTTGGGCCCAAGAGGTGACGCTGGACCACCAGGACCAAAG GGTGATAGAGGCAGACCTGGCTTTAGCTACCCTGGACCCAGAGGACCCCAG GGTGACAAGGGTGAGAAGGGGCAACCGGGGCCCAAG GGAGGAAGAGGTGAGCTTGGACCAAAAGGAGTGCAAGGAACCAAAGGAGAGAAGGGGGAACCG GGTGATCCTGGCCCAGGAGGTGAGCCCGGACCCCGTGGTCCAACTGGTGAAGCAGGCCCCGAG GGGACCCCTGGCCCACCAGGAGATCCTGGCCTGACT GACTGTGACGTGATGACCTATGTGCGAGAGACGTGCGGATGCTGTG ACTGTGAGAAGCGCTGCGGTGCCCTGGATATCATGTTTGTCATAGACAGCTCGGAGAGTATTGGCTACACCAACTTCACACTGGAGAAAAATTTTGTTGTCAACGTGGTCAGTCGGCTGGGCTCTATTGCCAAAGATCCCAAGTCACAGACAG GTGCCCGTGTTGGGGTGGTGCAGTACAGTCACGAGGGGACCTTCGAAGCCATCAAGCTTGATGATGAGCGCATTGATTCACTGTCAAGCTTCAAGGAAGCAGTGAAGCGCCTGGAGTGGATTGCTGGGGGCACCTGGACACCATCTGCCCTTCAGTTTGCCTACAACAAGCTCATCAAGGAAAGCAGGCGAGAGAAAGCCCAAGTGTTTGCTGTGGTGATCACAGATGGGCGCTACGACCCCCGGGATGACGACAAGAATTTAGGGGCTCTTTGTGGTAGAGATGTGGTCGTCAACACCATTGGCATTGGAGACATGTTTGATCAGCCAGAACAGAGCGAGACTCTGGTCTCCATCGCCTGCAATGAACCCCAGCGAGTCCAGAAGATGAGACTCTTCTCAGACCTGGTGGCAGAGGAATTCATTGACAAGATGGAGGATGTGCTCTGCCCAG atcCACAGATCGTCTGCCCTGAGCTGCCCTGTCAGACAG AGCTTGCAGTGGCCCAGTGCACACAGCGCCCTGTTGATGTCGTCTTCTTGCTCGATGGCTCTGAAAGGATCGGAGAGCAGAATTTCCACAGGGCCCACCACTTTGTGGAGGAGGTGGCCCGACAGCTCACGCTGGCCAGGAGCAACAGTGACAACATGAATGCCCGGATTGCGCTGCTGCAGTACGGCAGTGAGAGAGACCAGGATGTGGTCTTCCCACTGACCTACAACCTGACGGAAATCTCCAACGCCCTGGCGCAGATCAAGTACTTGGACTCATCCTCCAACATTGGGTCAGCCATCATACATGCCATCAACAATATCGTGCTCAGCCCGGGAAATGGGCAGCGACTCGCCCGGCGCAATGCTGAGCTCTCCTTTGTCTTCATCACTGATGGCATCACAGGAAGCAAGAACCTTGAGGAGGCCATCAACTCCATGAAGAAGCAAGATGTCATGCCCACAGTAGTGGCTCTTGGGAGTGACGTAGACATGGACGTCCTGCTGAAGCTTGGCCTCGGGGACCGGGCAGCCATCTTCCGGGAGAAGGACTATGACAGCCTCTCCCAACCCAGCTTTTTCGACAGGTTCATTAGGTGGATATGTTAA